In Tistrella bauzanensis, one genomic interval encodes:
- a CDS encoding recombinase family protein, translated as MKVAIYARYSSDNQRDASIADQLRMCRLHAEKQGWQVIEEYTDHAISGASLIRPGIQALMADAMAGRFDLILSEAMDRLSRDQEDIAGIFKRMSYADVKMFTLSEGEVSHLHVGLKGTMNALFLKDLADKTRRGQRGRVEAGKSGGGNSYGYDVVKKLDANGEPIRGDRTINDAQADVVRRIFRDYAAGKSAKTIAFALNKEGIPAPSGGDWGFSTINGNPKRGNGILNNEMYVGKIVWNRQRFVKDPNTGKRQARPNPESEWVIQETPELRILDDELWNAVKARQEKNKLSRDDNGSTDVRTVNHRRRPKYLFSGLTKCSCCGGGYSAISATLIGCSTARNKGTCDNRVNIRRDELESRVLNALRTRLVDPALFAHFCEVFTQEMNRLRMEGRAGIASAEAEIAKIDRELAKLLTAIKAGGPIEAIVEEMKQLEARKAELKNFLAEADEPPPLLHPSMALQYRKRIQQLYESLQDEEEGKRVEAADTIRSLVDQIVLTPVEGKVEIDVQGDLAGILTISTQTKNPAGRAGSSQVKMVAGVGFEPTTFRL; from the coding sequence TTGAAAGTCGCGATCTACGCCCGCTATTCTTCCGACAATCAACGCGACGCTTCCATCGCCGACCAACTTCGTATGTGCCGCCTCCATGCCGAAAAGCAGGGCTGGCAAGTCATCGAGGAATATACCGATCACGCAATTTCAGGCGCTTCGCTGATCCGTCCGGGCATCCAGGCCCTGATGGCCGACGCTATGGCCGGTCGCTTCGACCTGATCCTTTCAGAGGCGATGGATCGCCTCTCACGTGATCAGGAAGACATCGCCGGAATTTTCAAGCGCATGTCCTACGCGGATGTGAAGATGTTCACCCTCTCGGAGGGCGAGGTCAGCCATCTGCATGTCGGCCTCAAGGGCACGATGAATGCGCTGTTCCTCAAGGATCTTGCCGACAAGACACGCCGCGGGCAGCGCGGTCGTGTGGAAGCTGGCAAATCCGGTGGCGGCAACTCGTATGGCTACGACGTGGTCAAGAAGCTGGACGCCAATGGCGAGCCCATTCGCGGCGACCGCACCATCAACGACGCCCAGGCCGACGTGGTTCGTCGCATCTTCCGCGACTATGCTGCAGGCAAGTCCGCCAAGACCATCGCCTTCGCGCTCAACAAGGAGGGCATCCCCGCCCCTTCCGGCGGTGACTGGGGCTTCAGCACGATTAACGGCAACCCGAAGCGTGGCAACGGCATCCTCAATAACGAGATGTATGTCGGCAAGATTGTCTGGAACCGGCAGCGCTTCGTGAAGGATCCGAACACCGGAAAGCGGCAGGCCCGCCCAAACCCGGAATCGGAATGGGTCATCCAGGAGACGCCTGAGCTCCGGATCCTCGATGACGAACTCTGGAATGCGGTGAAGGCACGGCAAGAGAAGAACAAGCTCTCGCGGGATGACAACGGCAGCACGGATGTCCGCACCGTCAATCACCGACGCCGCCCCAAATACCTCTTCTCGGGCCTGACCAAATGTTCATGCTGTGGTGGCGGGTACTCCGCAATCTCGGCAACGCTGATCGGATGCTCGACCGCCCGCAACAAGGGCACCTGTGACAATCGCGTCAACATCCGCCGTGATGAGTTGGAATCGCGCGTGCTGAACGCCCTGCGCACGCGGCTCGTTGACCCAGCACTGTTCGCCCATTTCTGCGAGGTCTTCACGCAGGAGATGAACCGCCTGCGCATGGAAGGCCGCGCCGGCATTGCCTCTGCTGAAGCCGAGATCGCAAAGATTGATCGGGAACTAGCCAAGCTGCTAACTGCAATTAAGGCCGGTGGGCCAATCGAAGCGATCGTAGAGGAGATGAAGCAGCTTGAAGCCCGTAAGGCGGAACTGAAAAACTTCCTGGCCGAAGCGGACGAGCCCCCTCCTCTTCTTCACCCGAGTATGGCGCTGCAATACCGCAAGCGCATCCAGCAGCTCTACGAATCCCTTCAGGATGAAGAAGAGGGCAAGCGGGTAGAGGCAGCGGACACCATTCGCTCGTTGGTAGATCAGATCGTGCTGACACCTGTTGAGGGCAAGGTGGAGATCGACGTTCAAGGCGATCTTGCTGGAATCCTTACGATTTCCACGCAAACGAAAAACCCCGCCGGTCGGGCGGGGTCATCGCAAGTAAAGATGGTTGCGGGGGTAGGATTTGAACCTACGACCTTCAGGTTATGA